CCGCCAAGCCGTCGAGGTGGAGGAGGCCTATCGTGAAGTAGAGCGCAAGAACCGCTAAAACGTTCCCAAGCGGAGGATTGAGGTAGAGGACTGCAGTTGGAAGGGCCGAACTGAGGAAGGCAACCAGCGGGAGCGCCCAGAGCTCTCCTCGGGCCTTCTCGAAGTCTCCCCTAACCGGCAGTCGAGTGAAAAAGGGAAGGAGGTTTCTCACAGGCTCACCTCACGATTTTCCTCGAACTCCTGCCTCAGAGCGGACAGCTCGTTTTCATCAACGAACGCTATCACCGCTCCGCAGTCAAGGCAGAGCCAGGGTGTCGCTTCAATAACGGGCTTTAGTATCCCAGTTAACCTGCTCTTCCAGGGGGGCGCCCAGAAGAAGCGGGCGTAACCTGCCCTTCTAGTTTTGCTTTTTACCATGGTTCCACCGCAGAGGGGACACTTCCGGGCCTCAATCTCTCTGGCCACCATAATCACCCTCAAAGAGTCTTGTCATACAGCCCGCTATAAATCCTCCGATTGCGTCGTCTAAGAATGGAGGTAGCTCCGCGAGGATTCCGGGCTTTCTCGTGTCGTAGTAGAAGAAGTTGAAGAGCGCCATCTTGCCGCCGATGTATTCGGCGATGCTTATTCCAATCAGCTCATCGGCGACGAGGTTGACCGGGTCGCCTTCAATTTCAAAGTTCTCTTCCAGAAGTAAAGCGGCCGTGAGCAAAGCCTGAACGTTGATGTCCCCAAGGTAGTGAAGCATCAGCTCCCTGAGTTTTCGTTCGACTTTCCCCCGCTCCTCCCCTATGTAGAGTTCCATGGCAGTTTCAAGCATGGAGCCGAGGGTTACACCTTTTGATTCAAGCCGGCCAAGAAGGTTTTCAATGTCCATGCGACCACCAGAATTATAAAGCAGTTGGATGTTTTATCCTTTATGCTGCTGAGGTTTAAAGAGCTCAGAAAAGTTGGTGGTGTTTACATAAACCCCCGGAACTTCAAGGTCGCACCCCTCTTTATCCGGGACTGGAGAGACCTTGTCAGTCTCGATGAGGGAACGTATGGGGTATATGCCCGGACGATTTACAATCCGAAACAGCGTTTTCTTATTATGGACGAAAAAGATGAAAAAATCGCTAAGGAGCTTGAGGGCCTCTACCGCGAGCTTCTCAAAGATCCCCTGAGGTTCTGCCGCGAGGAGTACCACCGCTATCAGCTCCAGGTCGGCGAGTTTAAAGGACTGCCCTTCGCCAACGGCTGGGCTGGCTCAGGAATTGTCCTCGTTGGCGAGGCCCCAGGGAGGCAGGGTTGCGGAAAGACGGGAATATGCTTCTATCGCGACGCCTCAGGCATGCTCCTCCGAAAGACTCTCTTCACCCTGGGCCTCAATCCAGACTTCGTCTACATAACCAACGTCGTGAAGTGCAACCCGCCTAAGAACAGGCTGAGGGGCTTCGGTGAGGGCGAGCTTGAGCTACTCGAGAGGGAGCTTGAGGTGGTAAAGCCAAAAGCCATCTTCGCCATCGGCAGGACGGCTGAGAAGGCTCTAAAACGGCTCGGCTTTGAGTTCACCCACCTCAGGCACCCGACCTGGTATGTGCGCAGAGGCCTAAGGGAACCAAACGAGGAAATACTGGAAGAGTACTCGACCATAAAGGAGGCCTTTGGGGAATGGACGTTCTGATGGTCTTTCTCCTCGCCCTGCTCTGGGACCTGCTCCTCGGAGAGTCGCCGGCGTTAGTCCACCCCGTCGTGTGGTTCGGAAAGCTGGCCGGATTTCTTGATAGCGGATGGAAGCGAAGGGGTCATTCCCCGGATTTTCTTGCAGGGGCTTTGGTGGCCATAATCGTCATAATCTTTGCATTGGCTCTCTCATTCCTCCCGTTTTGCCTCCCATTGCCGCTGAACTACGCTTTAGCGGTTTACCTCCTCAAAAGCTCCTTCGCGATTAGGAGCCTCCACGAACACGTGGCAAGAACGGTAACTGAAGACATCGAGGAGAAGAGAAAAGCGGTCTCAATGATAGTCAGCAGAAACACTGAGAACCTCGATGAAGGACACCTCAACTCGGCCTCGATAGAGAGCCTCGCCGAGAACCTCAACGACTCTGTCATAGCTCCGCTCTTCTACTTTCTCCTCTTCGGCCTTCCGGGTGCGCTGGTCTACCGCGCGGTGAACACGCTCGATGCGATGCTCGGTTATCGGAACGAACGCTACGAGTTCTTCGGCAAGTTTTCCGCCAGGTTAGATGACATACTCAACTTCATTCCGGCTCGCTTGACGGTTCTCCTCTATCTCCCGCTCGGAGGGAGGAAGGTTCTCCAGCACTACCGCCTCGCCCGCTTCAAGCTCAACTCCGACAAGCCGATCGCTGCGATGAGCGCGGTCATTGGAGTCTGGCTGGAGAAGCCCGGCGTTTACCGCTTTCCGGGCAGAGAGCCAACTAATGAAGACATAATGCGCGCTTTGAAAGTTTACTGGCTGGTCGTTGCCGAATGGGTGATTATCGTTGCTCTACTCCTCGCAAAGGAGGTGTTCCCATGCTTGAGCCCGTGAAGTTTTCAACCTACCATGGTGGAGCGAGGAAAGATGGTTTAATCGACTTTTCGGCATCGCTCAACCCGTATCCTCCGGAATGGCTTGACGAAATGTTTGAACGCGCGAAAGAGCTTAGCAACCGCTACCCCTACTACGAGAGGCTTGAGGAGGAACTCGCCGAGCTGGTGGGGGAACATCTCACAGTGACGGCAGGCATCACGGAGGCCCTCTATCTCCTCGGAATCCTCGCGCTGAGGGGAAGAAAAGTCCTGGTCCCTCGCCACACCTACGGCGAGTATGAAAGAGCTGCCAGAATCTTTGGGGCTGAGGTTGCCAAAGGCCCGAACGAGCCGGAAAAGCTGGCCGAACGCGTCGAGAGGAACTCCGTAGTCTTCTTCTGCAACCCTAACAACCCCGACGGCAGGTTCTACCGCGTTAAGGAGCTTAAGCCCCTCCTCGACGTCGTGGAGGATAAGGGAGCGCTTCTCGTCCTCGATGAGGCCTTCATAGACTTCGTTAAGAACCCAGAAAGCCCCGAAGGGGAGAACATCGTAAAGCTCAGAACCTTCACGAAGAGCTACGGCCTGCCGGGGATAAGAGTTGGCTACGTCCTCGGCTTTGAAGAGGCCTTCAGAAGCGTCAGAATGCCCTGGAGCATAGGCTCAACGGGATTGGCATTTCTTGAGTTCGTAATCGAAGATCGCTTTGAGCACTTCAAAAAGACGATGCCTCTCATCTGGCGCGAGAAGGGGAGGCTTGAGAGGGCTTTGGGCGTCAAGAGCGACGCCAACTTCTTCATAAAGCGCGTAGAGGATGCAGGGAAGTTCGTTAAAGCAATGAGAGAGCACGGAATCCTCGTGAGGGACTGCACGAGCTTCGGTCTGCCGGAATACGTCCGCTTTTCGGTTAGGAAGCCGGAGGAGAATGATATTCTAATTGCGGAGTTCAGGTGTGTTTTAAACGGCCTTTAACAATACGTGTTGTGGAAACACGACAGCAATAGTTAAATAACCCGGATACCAACAGCGTTTAGTAAAGATCGAGCGGTGTTTCCCTTGAGGGGGTATGTTTCCGCACTGTTAGCCATGTTGATCACCCTGCTCCTGATAGCATCGATAAACCAGATACCTACAAGGCTCTACGGCACCCCCGAAGGGGCCTCTGCAGGCAATGGTTCAAGAATCGCCAGCATTGAAAACCTTTTGGGGGTTAAAAGTCCCGAGCAGTCAGAGGAGAACTCGGAGATAAGAAACGCCACTTCAGACCTCTCCCGGTTCTACCCCTGGCTAAACAGCAGTTCCCGTGAGGCATCCCTAAGAAACGTCTCTTTCAATCTCAGTCAGGAGTACAGCAACATGAGCTACCCGTCCCAGCCCCCTGGAAGCAACTCAAGCGGCACGGGTATCCTCACAGAGCCCGAGTCCATAGACCTCCGCAGGAACGGCTTCCGCAGGGAGGACACCGAGAGAATCGTCATGACCGTGAGCGGGGCAGCCCACACCGCGTACCTCAGGGGTGGCGTCTATGCCACGTACCTGAACGGAACGTGGTACCACCTGAACGAGACCCCCGTGACTGAAAACCGGGGCGTGCTGCCGCTCCCCACGGTGGAACATGCGACCGTGTCTGACGAGGTCACGGTGGTTCTGGCGTCCCCGATAATCGGGGGCAACCTCCTGACAGCCCTTTATACCGAAGAGGTGAGCGCGCCGGGTGATCTGAGATACTACGATGAGAGCCACCTGTTCGGGACCTCCGGAATCGTCTGGAACTACTCCTTCAAAACCGTACACTATATATTCCCGGATACTGCCCTGGAGGGAGCGAAGACCCCTCTTTCTACCCGGTACCTCCAGACTCCGAACGTGAGTGGGAGGGTCCTGGAGCTCGCCCGCAACATAACCGCGGGGATTGAAGGGGACTATCCGAAGGCGAGGGCGATAGAGGGCTATCTTCGCACACACTACGAGTTTGACATGAATGCACCCCCCGCCCCCGAAGGTATCGACCCCCTCGAATGGTTCCTGTTCCACTCCAGAAGGGGGGTTTGCATCGACTTCAACACGGCCTTTGTGGTTCTGGCCAGACTGAACGGAATCCCCGCGAGGCTGGTTACTGGATATCTGATAAAGGAAACTCCCGCCGAGCAGGCCGTGCACCCGATACAGGCCCACGCGTGGGCGGAGGTGCCCTTTGAGGGCATCGGGTGGGTTACGTTTGATGCCACGGCCCCCGCTGGGGGACAGGGCAACGGGACCGTTGGGGTGAGCGAATCGCAGAAACCGAAGAACCAGAGCCTCACCGGCCCGGATTTCGACATCTTGATCGAACCGAATCCCGTTGTCACCGAGGTCAACAAGTCTTTTCAGGTTTACG
Above is a window of Thermococcus celericrescens DNA encoding:
- the cobZ gene encoding alpha-ribazole phosphatase CobZ is translated as MDIENLLGRLESKGVTLGSMLETAMELYIGEERGKVERKLRELMLHYLGDINVQALLTAALLLEENFEIEGDPVNLVADELIGISIAEYIGGKMALFNFFYYDTRKPGILAELPPFLDDAIGGFIAGCMTRLFEGDYGGQRD
- a CDS encoding uracil-DNA glycosylase family protein: MLLRFKELRKVGGVYINPRNFKVAPLFIRDWRDLVSLDEGTYGVYARTIYNPKQRFLIMDEKDEKIAKELEGLYRELLKDPLRFCREEYHRYQLQVGEFKGLPFANGWAGSGIVLVGEAPGRQGCGKTGICFYRDASGMLLRKTLFTLGLNPDFVYITNVVKCNPPKNRLRGFGEGELELLERELEVVKPKAIFAIGRTAEKALKRLGFEFTHLRHPTWYVRRGLREPNEEILEEYSTIKEAFGEWTF
- the cbiB gene encoding adenosylcobinamide-phosphate synthase CbiB, which codes for MDVLMVFLLALLWDLLLGESPALVHPVVWFGKLAGFLDSGWKRRGHSPDFLAGALVAIIVIIFALALSFLPFCLPLPLNYALAVYLLKSSFAIRSLHEHVARTVTEDIEEKRKAVSMIVSRNTENLDEGHLNSASIESLAENLNDSVIAPLFYFLLFGLPGALVYRAVNTLDAMLGYRNERYEFFGKFSARLDDILNFIPARLTVLLYLPLGGRKVLQHYRLARFKLNSDKPIAAMSAVIGVWLEKPGVYRFPGREPTNEDIMRALKVYWLVVAEWVIIVALLLAKEVFPCLSP
- a CDS encoding aminotransferase class I/II-fold pyridoxal phosphate-dependent enzyme, with amino-acid sequence MLEPVKFSTYHGGARKDGLIDFSASLNPYPPEWLDEMFERAKELSNRYPYYERLEEELAELVGEHLTVTAGITEALYLLGILALRGRKVLVPRHTYGEYERAARIFGAEVAKGPNEPEKLAERVERNSVVFFCNPNNPDGRFYRVKELKPLLDVVEDKGALLVLDEAFIDFVKNPESPEGENIVKLRTFTKSYGLPGIRVGYVLGFEEAFRSVRMPWSIGSTGLAFLEFVIEDRFEHFKKTMPLIWREKGRLERALGVKSDANFFIKRVEDAGKFVKAMREHGILVRDCTSFGLPEYVRFSVRKPEENDILIAEFRCVLNGL